The following proteins come from a genomic window of Hoplias malabaricus isolate fHopMal1 chromosome 15, fHopMal1.hap1, whole genome shotgun sequence:
- the crhbp gene encoding corticotropin-releasing factor-binding protein, with the protein MARALLCFLLLSVTAMRGRTRYIDTQENDISAEGLFSLLNSELKRELPEEYVYRRPLRCLDMVAVEGQFTFTADRPQLNCAVFFIGEPTDIISIEYDSVDINCRGGDFIKVFDGWVMKGEKFPSVQDHPLPLYERYSDYCDSGETQPIVRSSQNVAMVFFRLHQSGSSFTITFRKVLNPFPCNVISQTPEGRFSMVIPQQHRNCSYSIIYPVEIQIGELSLGHHNDLKRSVAGCAGAGDFVELLGGNGVDTSKMFPMADLCYSFNGPAQLKVGCDNTVVRMVSSGKFVNRVTFQYRLLDHQELQKLKGNSVEDLCLSG; encoded by the exons ATGGCGCGCGCGCTCCTATGCTTTCTACTGCTCAGCGTAACGGCGATGCGCGGGCGCACGAGATACATAGACACACAG GAAAACGACATCAGCGCAGAAGGATTATTTTCACTCCTGAATTCTGAACTAAAGCGGGAGTTGCCGGAGGAGTATGTTTACCGGAGACCTttac GGTGTCTGGACATGGTCGCGGTGGAGGGTCAGTTCACCTTCACGGCGGATCGTCCGCAGTTGAATTGCGCCGTTTTCTTCATCGGCGAGCCCACTGACATCATCAGCATCGAGTACGACTCTGTCGACATCAACTGCAGAGGAGGGGACTTCATAAAG GTGTTTGACGGCTGGGTGATGAAGGGCGAAAAGTTTCCGAGCGTGCAGGACCATCCTCTTCCTCTTTACGAGCGCTACTCAGACTACTGCGATAGCGGCGAGACTCAGCCAATCGTACGCTCTTCTCAGAATGTTGCCATGGTCTTCTTCAGACTCCACCAATCAGGGAGCAGTTTCACCATCACGTTCCGCAAAGTCCTCAATCCCTTCC CTTGCAATGTGATCTCCCAGACTCCAGAGGGCAGGTTCAGTATGGTTATTCCACAACAGCACAGGAACTGCAGTTACTCCATCATTTACCCGGTGGAGATCCAGATTGGCGAACTCAGCCTTGGGCACCATAATGACCTGAAG CGCTCAGTTGCTGGCTGTGCAGGAGCAGGGGACTTTGTGGAGCTCTTGGGAGGAAATGGAGTTGACACTTCCAAAATGTTCCCAATGGCAGACCTCTGTTATTCCTTCAATGGACCAG CTCAGCTTAAAGTCGGCTGTGACAACACAGTGGTGAGGATGGTGTCCAGCGGGAAGTTTGTGAATCGGGTCACCTTCCAGTATCGACTACTGGACCACCAGGAGCTCCAGAAACTGAAGGGGAACAGTGTGGAAGACTTGTGTTTAAGCGGatag